The Acropora muricata isolate sample 2 chromosome 7, ASM3666990v1, whole genome shotgun sequence genomic interval GAACTATATCAACAATCACATTCGAGAACGAATCAGAGAGCAATTTGTTATATAGGTCAATCATGCAATAATCACGCGATGCTTGAAACAAAAGAGGAGTTCGGTAACGAAAGGATGGGTCTGCTGGTTAAGAAGATCTTCAACGAGAGATGGCGAAGAGGAAAGATCATCCTGTAAAAATCCGTAAAGCAGTTGAAACAGACACGGATGATATATGCAGAATTCACACTGCAGCCATTCAAAATACCTGCTCCAGTCACTATATTCCGGAAGAAATCAAGGCTTGGGTGAGCAGACAAAATCCACATCGTTACTTGCCATTTATAAGACGGGAAGAGATTGTTATTGCGGCAGCCGACGATAACACAGTACTCGGTTTTGGTCATGCTATTCCTGATACTATACTGGACGAAGAACGGAGGCAACAACGTAACTACATTGCTGTGCAGATCAAAGGCTTGTTTATTGATCCCCAATATAACCACAAAGGCGTCGGTACTACATTAATAAATCATCTTGAGAAGACAGCTTCCGAGCAAGGGGCAAATATGTTGACGGTTCTTTCGACATTAAATGCAGTGGAGTTCTATAGAAAGTGTGGATTTGATCTTTTAGAGATCGTCAAACATCAAGTGTCTGACCAAGTTCATCTTCAATGTAGGAAAATGATCAAGAATCTCATGGACTGACAACACAGATGGCCGAAGCTCTACGCTCTATGTTGACGTTTGTAATGTAAACACCAGCGTAAGGCTTTGTATGTATGAAGGGAAAATTAGCAACTATTTTCAATAAAAACTCATTACCTCCTTAGTTCCTTTGTGGTACTTTTTGTGTCCCGTGTGGTTCCTGGGTCTGGACTTACCctataggccatttcggaaaataccataatactctttgtttgttcccccaaattttgcataagcattgtttttgttttctcttgggaccattgtaagttccaagagaaacaggaaacaatagacgttattcataaatggctggcaattcattattcttttgtccttgtgcaaattagcctaccaagcctcactgtcatgtgctaaattgaaaagaattcttgctcgaaggtgaggcttggtaggctaacttgcacaataacagaacaaaaataaaacagccgccatttatgaataaggtctatgcttattcaaaatttggggggacaaacaaagagtattatggtattttccgaagtggcctattgtttTCGAGTCATATGACAATCGTATGATTCTTTTGACCAATCATATTTCAACACGAGTGTTTTATGAATTTGTGACGGTGAAGTCTGTTAGAAAGTCTGCTCCAAAGTTTGTTAAGAAGTTTTTCACTACCAAGATGCCTAAATCAGCGACATATATCAACAATCATATTCGAGAATGTATCAGAGAGAAGTACACAAGAACTTTTCTTGCTCAAATTGCTGATGTGTCGACAAGGATTTTAATTTTACATTAAACATGAAGCTTTAAATGGAATTTCGACTTGCAATGTTGACAGCACTTTGGATTCAATAAATGAGGCTCGCGAACTGTGTTTGAATATTCACATAAGAAAATCATCACGGAATCCCCATATCATGGCGTTCTCGGAAAAAAAACTATACGTTTTCAAATACTCAGAAATATGACAAGTTACATATCTTCTCCATGGATGGATACCAAtatttaagaaagaaaaattttttttgttgttgttggatttTACAATGTCCGTATGCATATGACATTTTCATGTATATATGTATTACTCATCGAAGACTTCGTCCAACTCGTAACTACCACTTTGATGATTAACGCTTCTAATATAGTTTTCGTTTGCACCTGTTCATTCTAATCTTCATGTTTGATATTGTTTTTGATAAGGTTTTTTCTTAATACCTTTAGCTGTTCTTGATGCGCTTCCCCCATTGTTTTTATGTATGAAGAATGCATTTTCGATCGAAGCTCAACGAATTCTGTCAAAACAACACCAGAAGCTTCATCTTTGAACTTGCCTATGAGTTTCTTATTTGCAAATTGACTGGGACACACTCTAGGATTGAAGATGAAGAACATGATCGTTTTGCGGATCGATGCTGGTCTCCGAGTTTAGTGTATCAGAGGAACAAATCGAGAAAATATCGTATTTTAAGGTTGCGAgtaattaattttgtaactGGTAACTGACAAGTGAAAAATGGTCGAAATTTAACCGAGAACTGAAATTTGACACCCCCCTCCACAAAAACggtttttttaattattgacTGAGCGCGCACTGGCACAACATCTAGAACAAATTCGTTTTGCAAAACGAACAAGAATCGACGCGTCTTTATCTGAATCTCGTGTGAAATTTTCTGCAGGTATCTTAATGATGGGACTACACATCTAAGATTAGCCAACAAATTTGATATTCTCGATTACAAACATGATGAATCTTCGTTTGGTCTTTGATGGAATGTACTTTATTTAATTAGTTACTTGCTTATTACAGCAACTTCCATGACATGCATCCCAGTCCTACATCAGACTGAGGGGCCTACATCATTTACTACTGTTCAATCAGTTCACCTCGCTAATCAAGACAGGAGAAACCTAAATTAATGCATCACCTATTCAGGGCAAATTGCACCATCGTGGTATTGCAATTCACAAGCCAGGCAAATGACGAATGACATGGAGGCTCTCCTTCTGATCAAGCACCTCCTGGCTGTGGTTAGTGTTAAAGTGCACCACACGGAACTGTAGGTGAGGAAGACTTTCCTCGTGCTTCAGGCGATACTGGCTCTCGCAGCGGGCGGTGAAATAACCACCCCCTTTGATGCGCCACGCTAGCACTGCATGGCTGTCAATCTTTCCGGGGCCAGCTGGAATGAATGTTTCCACAACGGGTTCGATGCACTCAAGCTCCGGTGCTTGCACGGTGCATTCTAGTACCTGGAAGTCTCCGGACAAGTGGTCGGAATGCTTAGTGATTTTGTGCAGTGTCTTCATGTGGCCACCATTCTCATATTTTATGCTTCTTTCGTACTCGTAGCCGTCGGAGATCTTGAAGAGGTCTTTGGTATCCTCGTGGTAGTTACTGTATGTAGGGTAACCGAAGATAGCCACGATGTCCAGAAGGTGCATAGGGATGTGAAGTGGACCAGTGGTTGATTTCAACACAGAACCAAGCTTACCATCGTAAGGACGCCCCTGTCCTTCTCCAGCCAAACGAAACGTCTTTCCATTAGCAGTGCCACGTATTACCGTCTCGTGTCGTAGTTCCTCTGGAACTTTGAGTACTTTACTAGATGCCATTGGTATGTCCCTAAAGGTTATGACATATAAAGATTCTATTAgaaacttttttaaaatttagaaACATTCGAATTTCTTGGGAATCACACACGttaatacaaaattaatatggGTAGATTACAAGAGCAAAGGAAGTACAATATTTTATCAGGTCATAATTATAGTTGTCCCAGTTAACTTACTTGAGAAAATATAATGCCGTCTCCAACTCTGCGAAGTTAAAATAAGCCGACAATGCAACAAGTAGGTGTGTGTGGACGTTCGACAACAGGTCGGTGATTATACAGAAACACAAGCATCACCTGATGGCGACAATGTGAGTGTGATTGGTGGGGCGTTTTGAGgtggaaaatggccagaattTCAAAAAGGTCAGTATCAGAGAATCTGCAACTTGATCAAAACTTTGTCTCAATCAATTTGATAACTTTTTCCATCAGTTCGCTTAATTAACGTCAACTTCAGCTGGCGAGCTTCCTCAGCAACATGCAAAACATTTCCCAGTAATGTTTCAAGACTTAAAGTTAGTTTTTGCAAGTACTCCTTGAAAAGTTAAGTGCAAAAGGAAACCAAGCCGACCGTTCTAACTAGTACTCACTTCGTGTTTTTCTCCACACTCCTCTCGTATGCTTTCCACGACCACGTGGGTTTTCCTTacgtaaattattattattatgtgggCGCAGATCTAGAATGGACAATACGGAGTGACCGGAAATAGAAACTGTTATGACAGAAGTGTGTTATTTTATTGCCAGCGAATGTAAAATTTTCGCATATCATGATGAAAATACCATTATCCTCAACTTTGATAATTAAAAGGTTTGTTctattttctaagaatgaaGCGGTGACTATAATCCGTATTATATATGACTAGAATCCGTATTATATGTTTATAGAAGCGTTGCACAGAGGTCAATCATGTGATAATCACGCGATGCTTGAAACAAAAGAGGAGTTCGGTAACGAAAGGATGGGTCTGCTGGTTAAGAAGATCTTCAACGAGAGATGGCGAAGAGGAAAGATCATCCTGTAAAAATCCGTAAAGCAGTTGAAACAGACACGGATGATATATACAGAATTCACACTGCAGCCATTCAAAATACCTGCTCCAGTCACTATATTCCGGAAGAAATCAAGGCTTGGGTGAGCAGACAAAATCCACATCGTTACTTACCATTTATAAGACGGAAAGAGATTGTTATTGCGGCAGCTGACGATAACACAGTACTCGGTTTTGGTCATGCTATTCCTGATACTATACTGGACGAAGAACGGAGGCAACAACGTAACTACATTGCTGTGCAGATCAAAGGCTTGTTTATTGATCCCCAATATAACCACAAAGGCGTCGGTACTACATTAATAAATCATCTTGAGAAGACAGCTTCCGAGCAAGGGGCAAATATGTTGACGGTTCTTTCGACATTAAATGCAGTGGAGTTCTATAGAAAGTGTGGATTTGATCTTTTAGAGATCGTCAAACATCAAGTGTCTGACCAAGTTCATCTTCAATGTAGGAAAATGATCAAGAATCTCATGGACTGACAACACAGATGGCCGAAGCTCTACGCTCTATGTTGACGTTTGTAATGTAAACACCAGCGTAAGGCTTTGTATGTATGAAGGGAAAATTAGAAGCTATTTTCAATAAAAACTCATTCCCCCCTTAGTTCCTTTGTGGTACTTTTTGTGTCCCGTGTGGTTCCTGGGTCTTGTCTCTACATGTTCCTTCCTtgtatctacatattcattgccgtgccgttaacatcttcatttcccattacctgctcccgtctgaccttgtagctcagtcggtggagcagcggtgaccAAACCCGaaggtcagagttttcctctgtccttgtgtgggcccaattccatttgtagagctaacgctcacatggtctatgggttgaaacaccagcactttacattacattctatcacttTATTCGTTCTTAATACAAGTGCTACAaggccatacgttgctaatacaacgtaacccttcctggGTCTGGACTTACCCTATTGTTTTCGAGTCATATGACAATCGTATGATTGTTTTGACCAATCATATTTCAACACGAGTGTTTTATGAATTTGTGACGGTGAAGTCTGTTAGAAAGTCTGCCCCAAATTAAAGTTTGTTGAGAAGTTTTTCATTACCAAGATGCCTAAATCAGCGACATATATCAACAATCATATTCAAGGACGAATCAGAGAGAAGTACACAAGAACTTTTCTTGCTCAAATTGCTGATGTGTCGAGAAGGATTTTAATTTTACATTCAACATGAAGCTTTAAAGCGGATTTCGACTTGCAATGTTGACAGCACTTTGGATTCAATAAATGAGGCTCGCGAACTGTGTTTGAATATTCACATAAGCAAATCATCACGGAATCACCGTATCATGGTATTCTCGGAAAAAAACTATACGTTTTCAAATACTCAGAAATATGACAAGTTACATATCTTCTCCAAGGATGGATACcaatatttaataaagaaaatattttttttttgttttttttaatgttggATTTTACAATGTCCGTATGCATATGCCATTTTCATGTATATATGTTTTACTCATCGATGCCGTCTCCGAGTTAAGTGTATCAGAAGAAAAAATCGAGAAAACATCGTATTTAAGGTTGGGAgtaattaattttgtaactGCTAACTGACAAGTGAAAAATGGTCGAAATTTAACCGAGAACTGAAATGTGACACCCTCCTCCCCaaagacgttttttttttgagtaagggaccggtcattatttatgtagaggggggggggtgggagaaaaatagggaggcaaggctatttttaaATGAGCAAAGAGGGGGGGCTATTGtgtttttctggtacaaagagaAGCTGAAgtcatatgattcagcaagatttatgaGAAGATATttataaagatatttaaaacgCTAATACTCTGATGAGTAAGTTAataccatgacatttgttgtgtcctcaACATGTCaatcgaaaaacaaaacacaataacattggttgcaaagaacaaaagaagtggacgaaaaactggacactggtTTACAACA includes:
- the LOC136923871 gene encoding red fluorescent protein eqFP611-like, translating into MASSKVLKVPEELRHETVIRGTANGKTFRLAGEGQGRPYDGKLGSVLKSTTGPLHIPMHLLDIVAIFGYPTYSNYHEDTKDLFKISDGYEYERSIKYENGGHMKTLHKITKHSDHLSGDFQVLECTVQAPELECIEPVVETFIPAGPGKIDSHAVLAWRIKGGGYFTARCESQYRLKHEESLPHLQFRVVHFNTNHSQEVLDQKESLHVIRHLPGL
- the LOC136923870 gene encoding uncharacterized N-acetyltransferase YafP-like, translated to MAKRKDHPVKIRKAVETDTDDIYRIHTAAIQNTCSSHYIPEEIKAWVSRQNPHRYLPFIRRKEIVIAAADDNTVLGFGHAIPDTILDEERRQQRNYIAVQIKGLFIDPQYNHKGVGTTLINHLEKTASEQGANMLTVLSTLNAVEFYRKCGFDLLEIVKHQVSDQVHLQCRKMIKNLMD